The genome window CCATGATGTACGTGAACCCCCCCGATACCAGAAACGCGAAGAGACACTGAGTAGGTGCAGGGGAATCGTCGCCAGCGTCATCGCACTTGTTTTTCGCATTCAGCTGCTCACCACCTCCGACACCACCTATACCCAGAGTGCGCTCTTCATCTGCGTGTAAGCCAGCTCAGAAAAGCCATTTCAAGACCCCCGCACTGACAAAAAAATGCCAACCCAGAAACGTCGAGAACAacgtcgccatcatcgtcagtTCGATGCCCTTCTTCGCGGCTTTTTTCAGAAGCCATGTCCTCGAATCGGCCCTTCTCAAGACTCTACGCTCAAAACTAAGCTCTAGCGGGGGCCGCTCCGTCATCGGAACGGTAGACCATCATATGGTCAAGGATACACCGTCCCCATCGCATCTGCTGGGCGATACCCCGGGTCAGTACCATGAGCTGAGAGACTTTGCTTATGCAACGAGCACCAAGATCCAGgcgggagggggaggggaaggggaaCCGCCGTCCACGCAGGGAAACGGAATCTCCCGGGAGGTCAACATTGAGCAGGAGATTCGGGAGCATTCCATTGTATGATAATGACTAGTATTAGTCTTTTGTTCAAGTAGACAAGGATCTTGGCGGGGACCTTTTTGTTTAAGGTAATGATAATCGCTGTGAATATTGTATGTATGTTTGTATGATTCATTCACATGCTTCTGGTAACACTTTCGACCTGTTCTCTCAACTGTTGCCTCGAGACGGACAGACCGGCCCGTCCCCTGCAAGGCTTCGGTTGCCTTCCTGTCCAGTTCAGTCCGTCAATTTGGCCCCTCGCGTCGTGTTCGACTTTCTCCGAtatttgatgatgtcaatAAGACAGACAGGATTCTCGATAGATTACTCCGAACTGCCAACGGCAACCATCAAGCAAGTCGAGCCCGCGCCCTACTTTAGTTACGGCGAATCCCCGACATGATTCGATGGAAACAGGCAGCGATAGTCATGCTTTAAATAGACACAGGTGATCTATGTGCGACACTGACACATACATTGGCACGGACAGAATGCAGGACGTGATGGCTGTGCTTAGCTGCAGAGTCCAGAGATTCCAGGATGCAGTAGTCCCAACTGGGCAGAGACTCGGTGAGTCTCCGTCTTTTCTTCCCAGCCTGATGATCCCTGATCGGTTCCCCTCATCGCATCATCTCGTAGGTCTTTTTCTTCATCTCTGGTTCTACTTTCTATCCCTCCTTTGATGTCCTCTGGACATTAGATTGTCAGTCGGATCTTCAAGATTGCATTACAACGGGGATATTAGCGGGACAGGTGCCAGAATCCATCAACTCCTCTGTATCTTACCGTAGCATCACGATGGTGAGCTGATAATAGACCCCTGTCTGTCTCGTTAGGCAATCACATAAACAAACATCTTCCCATCGTAGACACAATCACATTGTCAATCTCAATCTCAATCtcagacagacagacagatacACCATCGCGACTAAATCGTCCAATATACGACTGCAATGCCCACAACCAAGTCCATCCTCATAACCGGCTGCTCGGCCAACAGCATCGGCGCAGCTCTCGCCCTCTCCCTCGCCAAACGAGGCCACCATGTCTTCGCCACCGCCCGCTCCCCCGCTAAGATCCCCTCCCCACTGACCACCCTCTCCAATGTCACCCTCCTGCAGCTCGACGTGACATCTCCGGCCTCGGTCGCTGCCGCCGTCCAGGCCGTGCAGGATCACGGCCACGGGCTGGACGTGCTGGTCAATAACGCGGGAGCGGGGTATACCGTCCCCCTGCTGGATGCGGACCTGGAACACGCGAAGCGAGTCTACGAGACGAATGTATGGGGTGTGGTACGGATGATACAGGGATTCGCGGACCTGCTGGTTGCCCGTCGGGGGAGGGTAGTTAATCTGAGCAGTGTGGGGGCTGTAGTGAATACGCCTTGGATTGGTATCTGCTTTCCCCTCTTgtcaatttttttttttttcttctctctcatcTCCGTCTGACTGCTGCTTTCGGCTGGATAATAGATTAATGTGGACAATCGTGCAGGGGTATATTCGTCATCCAAAGCGGCCGTCATGCAGATCTCCGAGACGCTGAGGTTGGAATTGGCCCCCCTGGGCGTCGGCGTTGTTTGCCTGATGGTGGGCACCGTTAGCACCTCGTTTCATGAGAATGAGCCGCGGGTGGTTTTGCCCGCGGGCTCGCGCTATGCGGCCATCAGGGATGTCATTGCGCAGTGGGCGACGGGCCAGTCGGGGCCGAAGGGGTGCTCGGTTGAGGAGTTTGCAGAGTCGATTGTAGATGATGTGTTGGGGGccagcggcagcggcagcgggGGGTTGGTCTGGAAGGGACCAAATAGTGCTGCTGTTAGGATCTTGTCACGCTGGTGTCCCGTCTGGCTGTTGGTGAGTCATTGGGTTACGTTTCCTCGGTTGAATGTGTCTCGCTAAAATGGTCTAGGATCGAATGATGAGCAATGGACAGGGACTGGATGAACTGGCGAAGAGTGTAAAGAGTTGATTGTCTGCATGACTAGCTACTGGGAAGGAAGTTTGAAACCACCAGGCATCTGGTTCTTGAAGACCCCCTTTGGATCCACGGCCTGGCTCACTCGCTGCAGCTTCTCGACACTCGCCTTTCCATAGGAAGCGATCGGGTCCTGCCAGGCGGCGGCGTAGTTCAGATACACGTATGGCTCGTAGGCATCCAACTGGCGCGCGTCGTCTTCGATTCTGTCAACGAGGGCGCGCGCGGCCTGCTCCACCTTTGCATCatccgcctcatcctcccacGTAGCATTGAGGAGGGTGACAACCAGGGCGCCAGAAGTCTGCGAGAGACCCAGACAATTCGTCGTAGAAGCCCGAGCATAGATCGCCGGTGGGAGCGGCTCCAGCGAGACGGACCACACAATGCCAGGGACGTCCTCGATGGCCGCCAAA of Aspergillus fumigatus Af293 chromosome 2, whole genome shotgun sequence contains these proteins:
- a CDS encoding SDR family oxidoreductase, giving the protein MPTTKSILITGCSANSIGAALALSLAKRGHHVFATARSPAKIPSPLTTLSNVTLLQLDVTSPASVAAAVQAVQDHGHGLDVLVNNAGAGYTVPLLDADLEHAKRVYETNVWGVVRMIQGFADLLVARRGRVVNLSSVGAVVNTPWIGVYSSSKAAVMQISETLRLELAPLGVGVVCLMVGTVSTSFHENEPRVVLPAGSRYAAIRDVIAQWATGQSGPKGCSVEEFAESIVDDVLGASGSGSGGLVWKGPNSAAVRILSRWCPVWLLDRMMSNGQGLDELAKSVKS